Proteins from one Pleuronectes platessa chromosome 16, fPlePla1.1, whole genome shotgun sequence genomic window:
- the narfl gene encoding cytosolic Fe-S cluster assembly factor narfl translates to MASHFSGVLQLTDLDDFITPSQECVKPVKVEKKQGKSVAKIQIEDDGSYVQVNQDGGKKKLERAKITLNDCLACSGCITSAESVLIAQQSHEELLKVLQNNKADVTDKKVVVVSVSPQSRASLAAHYNLSSGEAGKRLTSFFKSIGIHHVFDTSFSRTFSLLESQREFMERIQRKEQDSKALPMLTSACPGWICYAEKTHGEFILPYISTTRSPQQMMGSLVKGYFAEQQGLSPQQIYHVAVMPCFDKKLEASRSDFYLNKAETREVDCVITSGEVQKMMEEKHVSLNDVEPTALDTMFSSVCGDEFLSHAGSGSGGYLHHVFTYAAKQLFGEEVKELTYKTLKNKDFQEVTLEKDGVVLLSFASTYGFRNIQNLVQKLKRGKSPYHFVEVMACPSGCLNGGGQVKASPDQNQKELLQKVEELYKAEHPLLPEDDTRVAELYQSWLHSVGEERAKELLHTQYHTVEKMTNGLTMKW, encoded by the exons ATGGCGTCGCACTTTAGCGGTGTGCTCCAGTTGACCGATCTGGATGATTTTATCACCCCCTCTCAG GAATGTGTCAAACCTGTGAAAGTAGAGAAGAAACAAGGTAAATCTGTGGCCAAAATTCAAATAGAAGATGATGGAAGTTACGTCCAAGTCAACCAG GATGGtgggaagaagaagctggagagaGCAAAGATCACACTGAACGACTGTTTGGCCTGCAGTGGCTGCATCACCTCAGCTGAGAGCGTCCTCATCGCACAGCAGAGCCACGAGGAGCTTTTGAAAGTGCTGCAAAACAACAAG GCTGACGTGACTGATAAGAAGGTTGTGGTGGTTTCGGTGTCACCACAGTCCAGAGCCTCCCTTGCAGCACACTATAACCTCAGCAGCGGCGAGGCAGGCAAGAGACTTACCTCTTTCTTCAAAAGCATTG GGATTCATCATGTGTTTGACACCAGCTTTAGTCGGACCTTCAGCCTGCtggagagtcagagagagttTATGGAGCGGATACAGAGGAAAGAGCAGGACAGCAAAGCCCTGCCCATGCTCACATCGGCCTGTCCAG GTTGGATATGTTATGCAGAGAAGACCCATGGGGAGTTCATTCTTCCATACATTAGCACCACTCGCTCCCCCCAGCAGATGATGGGTTCACTGGTTAAAGGATATTTTGCTGAACAACAG GGCCTGAGTCCACAGCAGATCTATCACGTGGCAGTAATGCCCTGCTTTGACAAGAAACTTGAAGCCTCGAGGTCAGATTTCTACCTGAACaaagctgagaccagagaagtAGACTGTGTCATCACCTCAG GAGAGGTTCAGAAAATGATGGAGGAGAAACATGTGTCCCTTAATGATGTGGAACCTACAGCCCTGGATACGAT GTTCAGTAGTGTTTGTGGAGATGAGTTCCTGAGCCATGCAGGGAGTGGTTCAGGCGGTTACCTCCATCATGTCTTCACCTATGCTGCCAAGCAGCTGTTTggagaggaagtgaaggaaCTCACCTATAAGACCCTCAA GAATAAAGACTTCCAGGAAGTGACTCTAGAGAAAGATGGAGTGGTCCTGCTCTCCTTTGCTTCTACATATGGCTTCCGCAACATACAGAATCTGGTGCAGAAACTCAAGAGGGGAAAGTCACCTTATCACTTCGTGGAAGTAATGGCCTGTCCATCAG GTTGTCTAAATGGTGGTGGACAGGTAAAAGCCTCACCTGATCAGAACCAAAAGGAGCTCCTCCAGAAGGTTGAGGAGCTCTACAAGGCAGAGCACCCCCTGTTGCCAGAAGACGATACTCGCGTCGCTGAGCTGTATCAGTCCTGGCTACACAGTGTTGGGGAGGAGAGGGCCAAAGAGCTGCTGCACACCCAGTACCACACAGTGGAGAAGATGACCAATGGACTCACTATGAAGTGGTGA
- the e4f1 gene encoding transcription factor E4F1 yields MNVENNLTAETEQTKNGTETITIQTTLGDEDEDVHRCGRCQSEFSTLEAFIQHKLHQGCRREESGGGDDNNQEVTATVGTPSPEVKTAEGASSDEPEKTTQDETGGLLGRGRRKRTASLKVTDLSDGAEESISDNADSDKLVYKVSQDGRYICQLCEKTFKTTNILRTHMKTHSDQKNFSCDLCGTSFRTKGSLIRHNRRHTDERPYRCTLCGQSFRESGALTRHLKALTPCTEKIRFVQYKEILVSKDGAQKGVEADHAAGAGQQEVVVVEQQPEEQEMVEAQTAVVSVVEAGSQEVLHQVHFTMEVDGTTQEQQVVVEQSQAEALAAAAAAGDNLICQAIINSGIALETEETVVEEISEETEEMEKMVSDCPDVDEGVTEIQVKEEFVERETEETEDGDSHVPKLYSCPHCNRSFKGINYFRFHVKGHLGYKPFKCTLCQKEFLTGYLLKKHMEVHVSERRYKCGECGKLYKTVGHVREHMRAHSDERPYNCGRCSKGYKTKNALQVHQRTHGEDKPYVCQFCLRGFREKGSLVRHIRHHTGEKPFKCQKCGRGFAEHGTLNRHMRAKGGCHNDDSCESQVEVTEEQTSVDSLATAAIISEDPHAVLVEFSSVVADTQEYIIKTQTDEEVHEEEVTLIQDGQNEMGNHIMKVVQRIVNQSRSAGGTGSHQIIVRNVAGDEEGPTISDCGDTITIATPESLTEQVAMTLASAISDGTLLAATETVETADGTVTMVTSEEAGEEGIEVVQQQEEYVITTPEDVEIQTVIV; encoded by the exons ATGAATGTAGAAAATAATCTTACGGCAGAAACAGAGCAAACGAAGAACGGCACCGAGACAatcaccatccagaccacgctGGGAGACGAAG aTGAGGACGTGCACCGGTGCGGACGCTGTCAGTCCGAGTTCTCCACGTTGGAAGCTTTCATCCAGCACAAGCTGCACCAGGGCTGCCGGCGGGAGGAGAGCGGCGGAGGCGACGACAACAACCAGGAG GTTACTGCCACCGTCGGGACCCCTTCCCCTGAGGTGAAAACAGCTGAAGGTGCATCCTCGGATGAGCCAGAGAAGACCACTCAAG aTGAAACCGGCGGTCTGCTGGGTCGAGGTCGCAGGAAAAGAACAGCTTCCCTTAAAGTCACTGACCTGTCAGATGGGGCCGAAGAATCCATATCTGATAATGCCGACAGTGACAAGCTTGTTTACAAAGTCAGCCAAGATGGACGCTACATTTGCCAACTGTgtgaaaagacatttaaaaca ACAAACATCTTGAGAactcacatgaaaacacacagtgaccAGAAGAACTTCTCATGTGACCTGTGTGGAACCTCCTTTCGTACCAAAGGCTCCCTGATTCGCCACAACCGTCGTCACACTG ATGAGCGGCCATATCGCTGCACCCTCTGTGGTCAGTCCTTCAGAGAGTCGGGGGCCCTCACTAGACACCTGAAGGCCCTCACACCCTGCACAGAGAAGATCCGCTTCGTTCAGTACAAGGAGATCCTGGTCAGCAAAGATGGAGCACAGAAAG GTGTTGAAGCTGATCATGCTGCAGGGGCTGGCCAGCAGGAGGTGGTGGTTGTGGAGCAGCagccagaggagcaggagatggtgGAGGCTCAGACTGCTGTCGTCAGCGTGGTAGAGGCTGGTTCCCAAGAGGTTCTGCATCAGGTCCACTTCACAATGGAGGTGGATGGAACGACGCAGGAGCAACAG gtggtggtggagcAGTCTCAGGCTGAAGCgctggctgcagctgcagcagcaggcgaCAACCTCATCTGTCAGGCCATCATCAACTCTGGTATTGCACTGGAGACGGAGGAAACAGTAGTTGAGGAGATCTCCGAGGAAACTGAGGAGATGGAAAAAATGGTCTCTGACTGTCCTGATGTTGATGAGGGGGTCACAGAGATCCAGGTTAAAGAGGAGTTtgtagagagggagacagag gaaACCGAAGATGGAGACAGTCATGTGCCAAAATTGTACTCGTGTCCACATTGTAATCGCTCCTTCAAGGGAATAAACTACTTCCGTTTTCATGTCAAGGGCCATTTGG GTTATAAGCCCTTCAAGTGCACACTCTGCCAAAAAGAGTTTCTGACTGGTTACCTgctgaagaaacacatggaagttCACGTCAGTGAGAGGAGATACAAGTGTGGCGAGTGTGGTAAGCTGTACAAAACTGTAGGACACGTACGTGAGCACATGAGGGCCCACTCGGACGAAAGACCCTACAACTGTGGCAGATGCAGCAAAGGATACAAAACCAAG AATGCCTTGCAGGTGCATCAGCGGACTCATGGTGAGGACAAACCCTATGTGTGTCAATTCTGCTTGAGAGGCTTCAGGGAGAAAGGTTCTCTGGTGCGACACATTCGCCATCACACCGGAGAGAAGCCCTTTAAATGCCAAAAGTGTGGACGGGGTTTTGCTGAGCACGGAACCCTCAATCGTCACATGCGTGCTAAAG GAGGCTGCCATAACGACGACTCCTGTGAGTCGCAGGTCGAAGTAACTGAGGAGCAGACGTCAGTGGACAGCCTCGCTACAGCAGCCATCATCTCAGAGGACCCTCATGCTGTCCTGGTGGAGTTCTCCTCTGTGGTGGCAGACACACAGGAGTACATCATCAAG ACTCAAACGGACGAGGAAGTGCACGAGGAGGAAGTTACACTCATCCAAGACGGCCAAAATGAG ATGGGAAACCACATCATGAAAGTGGTGCAGCGGATTGTCAACCAGTCCCGCAGCGCCGGCGGCACGGGCAGCCATCAGATCATTGTGCGTAACGTGGCGGGGGACGAGGAGGGCCCGACCATCTCCGACTGTGGGGACACCATCACCATCGCTACGCCCGAGAGCCTGACGGAGCAGGTGGCCATGACACTGGCCTCCGCCATCAGCGACGGCACGCTGCTGGCCGCGACGGAGACTGTGGAGACGGCAGACGGAACAGTTACTATGGTTACCAGCGAGGAAGCAGGGGAGGAGGGAATAGAagtggtgcagcagcaggaggaataTGTCATCACCACCCCAGAGGACGTGGAGATTCAAACTGTCATCGTAtga
- the hagh gene encoding hydroxyacylglutathione hydrolase, mitochondrial isoform X1 yields the protein MLFRSLSRGACALIGAATAFKLAPVEVQAQAVALLHGAVRKPSLVQQANMKVELLPALSDNYMYLLIDVDSKEAAIVDPVEPIKVVEAVRKHGVRLTTILTTHHHWDHASGNEKMVRLMPGLKVYGGDDRVDALTKKVSNSHTFKLGSLTVKCLFTPCHTTGHICYYVTKENCTEPPAVFTGDTLFMAGCGKFFEGTAEQMYKALIEILGRLPPETRVYCGHEYTVSNLKFARHVEPDNEVIQEKLAWAKEKCSNGEATVPSTLAEEFTFNPFMRVKEKSVQDHVKQTNPIETMRSLRKEKDNFRVPKE from the exons ATGTTATTCCGGTCCTTGTCCCGGGGTGCGTGCGCGCTGATAGGAGCTGCCACCGCTTTCAAACTAG CTCCTGTGGAAGTCCAGGCCCAGGCAGTCGCTCTCCTTCACGGCGCAGTGAGGAAACCATCGCTGGTGCAACAAGCAAACATGAAGGTTGAACTTCTCCCAGCTCTCAGCGACAACTACATGTACCTGCTGATCGATGTGGACTCCAAAGAGGCAGCGATTGTTGACCCCGTGGAGCCAATAAAG GTTGTGGAGGCTGTTAGAAAACATGGCGTAAGACTCACAACAATTCTAACCACCCATCACCACTG GGACCATGCCAGTGGAAATGAGAAGATGGTGAGGCTCATGCCGGGACTCAAGGTCTATGGAGGAGACGACCGAGTAGATGCTCTCACGAAGAAAGTCTCTAATTCCCACACTTTCAAA CTTGGATCACTCACCGTCAAATGCCTGTTTACACCGTGTCACACCACTGGTCACATCTGCTACTACGTGACAAAGGAGAACTGCACTGAGCCACCAGCTGTTTTCACAG GCGACACACTTTTCATGGCTGGTTGTGGCAAATTCTTCGAGGGTACAGCCGAGCAGATGTACAAAGCCTTGATAGAAATTCTGGGACGACTGCCTCCTGAAACG CGTGTTTACTGCGGTCATGAGTACACCGTCAGCAATCTGAAATTTGCACGTCATGTGGAACCAGACAATGAAGTCATTCAGGAGAAGCTCGCATGGGCAAAG gagaaaTGCAGCAACGGAGAAGCTACTGTTCCTTCCACTCTGGCCGaagaattcacctttaacccCTTTATGAGAGTAAA AGAGAAGTCCGTCCAAGATCACGTAAAGCAGACGAACCCGATTGAGACCATGAGAAGCCTACGGAAAGAAAAGGACAACTTCCGGGTGCCCAAGGAGTGA
- the fahd1 gene encoding acylpyruvase FAHD1, mitochondrial, whose product MTARNISLFWEWGRKIICVGRNYADHAKELKNAIPTEPILFLKPPSAYVTEGSPILVPRYSSNLHHEVELGVVIGKGGTAIPQSAAMEHVAGYALCLDMTARDIQDVCKSKGLPWTLAKAFNTSCPVSEFIPKERIPDPGNVKLWLKVNEQLRQNGCTSQMIFSIPFLISYISDFITLEEGDLILTGTPKGVSAVQEHDVLQAGIEDVVTMSFRVDRREK is encoded by the coding sequence ATGACAGCGAGAAACATATCCCTCTTCTGGGAGTGGGGCAGGAAGATCATCTGCGTGGGGAGGAACTACGCGGATCACGCCAAGGAGCTGAAAAACGCGATCCCCACGGAGCCCATCCTGTTCCTGAAGCCGCCGTCGGCATATGTCACGGAGGGCTCCCCGATCCTGGTGCCCCGGTACTCCAGCAACCTGCACCATGAGGTGGAGCTGGGGGTGGTGATCGGGAAGGGGGGCACGGCCATCCCTCAGTCCGCCGCCATGGAGCACGTCGCCGGCTACGCGCTGTGCTTGGACATGACAGCCCGGGACATCCAGGACGTGTGCAAGTCCAAGGGTCTGCCCTGGACCCTGGCCAAAGCCTTCAACACCTCTTGCCCCGTCAGCGAGTTCATCCCCAAGGAGCGTATCCCCGACCCGGGCAACGTCAAGCTGTGGCTGAAGGTGAACGAGCAGCTGCGGCAGAACGGCTGCACGTCCCAGATGATCTTCTCCATCCCCTTCCTCATCAGCTACATCAGCGACTTCATCACCCTGGAGGAGGGGGACCTCATCCTCACCGGGACCCCTAAGGGAGTGTCCGCCGTGCAGGAGCATGACGTGCTGCAGGCCGGGATCGAGGACGTGGTCACCATGAGCTTCAGAGTGGACAGACGGGAGAAGTAG
- the hagh gene encoding hydroxyacylglutathione hydrolase, mitochondrial isoform X2, giving the protein MKVELLPALSDNYMYLLIDVDSKEAAIVDPVEPIKVVEAVRKHGVRLTTILTTHHHWDHASGNEKMVRLMPGLKVYGGDDRVDALTKKVSNSHTFKLGSLTVKCLFTPCHTTGHICYYVTKENCTEPPAVFTGDTLFMAGCGKFFEGTAEQMYKALIEILGRLPPETRVYCGHEYTVSNLKFARHVEPDNEVIQEKLAWAKEKCSNGEATVPSTLAEEFTFNPFMRVKEKSVQDHVKQTNPIETMRSLRKEKDNFRVPKE; this is encoded by the exons ATGAAGGTTGAACTTCTCCCAGCTCTCAGCGACAACTACATGTACCTGCTGATCGATGTGGACTCCAAAGAGGCAGCGATTGTTGACCCCGTGGAGCCAATAAAG GTTGTGGAGGCTGTTAGAAAACATGGCGTAAGACTCACAACAATTCTAACCACCCATCACCACTG GGACCATGCCAGTGGAAATGAGAAGATGGTGAGGCTCATGCCGGGACTCAAGGTCTATGGAGGAGACGACCGAGTAGATGCTCTCACGAAGAAAGTCTCTAATTCCCACACTTTCAAA CTTGGATCACTCACCGTCAAATGCCTGTTTACACCGTGTCACACCACTGGTCACATCTGCTACTACGTGACAAAGGAGAACTGCACTGAGCCACCAGCTGTTTTCACAG GCGACACACTTTTCATGGCTGGTTGTGGCAAATTCTTCGAGGGTACAGCCGAGCAGATGTACAAAGCCTTGATAGAAATTCTGGGACGACTGCCTCCTGAAACG CGTGTTTACTGCGGTCATGAGTACACCGTCAGCAATCTGAAATTTGCACGTCATGTGGAACCAGACAATGAAGTCATTCAGGAGAAGCTCGCATGGGCAAAG gagaaaTGCAGCAACGGAGAAGCTACTGTTCCTTCCACTCTGGCCGaagaattcacctttaacccCTTTATGAGAGTAAA AGAGAAGTCCGTCCAAGATCACGTAAAGCAGACGAACCCGATTGAGACCATGAGAAGCCTACGGAAAGAAAAGGACAACTTCCGGGTGCCCAAGGAGTGA